In Sphingomonas sp. LT1P40, the DNA window GCAGGTTCCTGCCGCCCCTGCCGGCAAAATCATGCCGAATCAGTCATTAACCGCACCGCTTCACCGCATTTGAAACACCCGTCGCCTATCCGGGTCCGGTCAGGCTAATTCGCAGTGAAAGTAACAGTGCATGCTTTTGGGCTGGACCCCCCCCAGCCCGGCGCGCCATATCGCCCGGGTGTCATTCTTTCTTGCCCTCCTCGCCGGTTGGTTGACCGGCGCACCGAGCTGGGCCGGAACCATCCGCGATATCGACGTCCGGTCTAACCGTATCGTCATCCAATTCGACGCGCGTGTCGCACAGGCCAGCAGCTTCGTGCTCGCCGGGCCGAACCGGATCGCGCTCGACCTGATGGGCGCGGCCCCCGGCGCGCGTGCCGATGCGTCCGGCCCGGTCACCGCGGTGCGCCAAGCTGCACGCGGCGACGGCGCGCGCGTCGTGTTCGACCTCGCCCGACCCGCGATCATTACCGAAGGCCATTTCGCTCAGGACGGCACCGCACTTACGCTCGAACTGCGCACCGTGGACGACGCCCGTTTCGCCCGCGCCGCAGCAGAAGGCCGGATGAGCTTCCTGCCCCCGTTCAGCTTCGTGCGCGCCTCCACGCGCCACAGCTACAGCGTCTCCGCGTCTGTACCCCCCCGCCCCGCCGCCTTCGCGCTGCCGCGCATTTATGGCAGCGACGACGATCGCCCGCTGGTGGTGATCGACGCCGGGCATGGCGGGCACGATCCGGGTTCGATCTCGGCCGACGGGCTCAAGGAAAAGGATCTCGCGCTCAAGATCGCGCGGGCGATGCGCGACGAGCTCCTCGCCTCTGGCCGCGTCCGCGTGGCGATGACGCGGGAAGACGACCGCTATCTGATCCACCGCGACCGGTTCGAGGTTGCCCGCAAACTGGGTGCATCCTTGTTCATCTCGGTCCATTGCGATGCCGCGCATACGCCCGACGCCAGCGGCGCGACGGTCTACACATTGTCCGAAGTCGCCTCCGACAAGGAAGCCGCGCGGCTGGCGGCGCGTGAGAATAAGTCCGACATCCTCGCCGGGATCGATCTCGCCAGCACCAACCGCGACGTGTCGTCGATCCTGATCGACCTGACCCAGCGCGAGACGATGAACGCCTCCGCCAAATTCGCGCGGCTGCTGGGACGTGAGGCGCAGGGGC includes these proteins:
- a CDS encoding N-acetylmuramoyl-L-alanine amidase, with product MSFFLALLAGWLTGAPSWAGTIRDIDVRSNRIVIQFDARVAQASSFVLAGPNRIALDLMGAAPGARADASGPVTAVRQAARGDGARVVFDLARPAIITEGHFAQDGTALTLELRTVDDARFARAAAEGRMSFLPPFSFVRASTRHSYSVSASVPPRPAAFALPRIYGSDDDRPLVVIDAGHGGHDPGSISADGLKEKDLALKIARAMRDELLASGRVRVAMTREDDRYLIHRDRFEVARKLGASLFISVHCDAAHTPDASGATVYTLSEVASDKEAARLAARENKSDILAGIDLASTNRDVSSILIDLTQRETMNASAKFARLLGREAQGLIPVKPNYHRMASLLVLKAPDMPSILFETGYISNASDVAFLNSANGRRRIAESVNRAVAIHFATRMASR